The segment GTTGAAaatcccacctatactgaaacttTCAGtgctgcagtattggctatagaaagctATTTAACAAGAAGCAGTAGTAGAAATAAACCTGACAGTGACGGCAGGAAatagcccatttgaaagggtgttcctgcatcTGCTTTGAATGCAACAAACTCTTATCAGCTTCTTGTTAAAGTATACAACTTTTtaagcaatgttacagaagcagtCAACATGGAATACAATGAAAAACAAGATCTGAACATTGAGCATTACATAATCTGTGAGCTGATCCCTAAAGGCTCTCGGATTGTAGGGGGGGGTCACACAATGCTCTCCTAAAAGCTCTACCTTAGCACCCATGCTTGATTCCACCATGTAATTGTATTCCAATTATCTTGGTAAAACAAGTCAATCATTTTAcgtctttggctgccagtaacagttCTGCTCTATATGtgtaatgcatttaggcataggaggccttttatATTTAGCTGACACTCAGATGGCTTTAAAAACTGGACATttcagtgtccagtatttttgtgaatattttactggacagGCTACTAAAATACTGGGCTGTCCAGttaaataccggacacctggcaatccTAGAGCAGAGTGTCTAATTGAAGTAGTATGATTTTTTTGTTATGATTCTATTTAATCTGTAAAATGTCTAgtttaatttgaaaatattttgttGACTTGCGTGTGAGCAGCTGTGAAAGTATGGTGTGCAGACGTGGAACAGTCCAGTGTGATTATGGGCACATTCGCACACACTTTTCTGGGAGGAGAGGGCAAAAAAATGAATTTCCCTAAactagggctcgacaaacccaggagccagggagccgcCACTGGCtcatagaattttacccctggctcctaactctttggattattctccatatatctgtgTGCAAATACCACTATCTGGCTCCTAAATGTATAtctgactcctaaatattcttattggctccttAATTTTAAAACGATTTGTCAACCCCTGCCCTAAACAATGGTGCTTCACTGGAATAAAAAAGTAAGCCAAGTAGGTTTTTATGCTTGGATTTAAAGAGCAAACTTATTTGGGGGTAATTGCTCCCTCTTTCCCCATCAACAGATTCCCATGGGTGTCATTTTTACCTGTGCTGCTTCCTTCATCTTCTGCATTTCCTGctctctgtctctttctatctccttcctAGTCTCCTGACAAGCTGCCCCAACTGCAGCCAGAGATTTTGCCTCCCAGGTCTGATGCAGCCTTTGTAATTCCTGCTCTGTCTGACGCTCCAATGTCCTGCGTAATTGTGCCATGCGTTCCTCCTCCAGGTGTCTCCTGTTCAGAGCAGTTTCAGCCAACTGCCTTTGAAAAGACTAGAAAACACAATCTGGCATCACTAGTGTTGGAATTGcttaactttcgtgattcagataaggaatgtaattttaaacaacttggccGACTCTTAttggaatgcatttgacagtttcgaacagctagagggtgttagttcatgtatgccatatagatagcattgtgctcacacccgtggagttatttaagagtctacactatttgcctgaaatgcaagtctgtcaaaagatctgagataaggaggcagtcagcagaagcttagatacaatgtaattacagaggcaaaaagtatattcatataacagtgttggttatgcaaaactgggggatggtaaataaagggattatctatctttttaaacaataatattttgggGGTTTACTGTGCATTCAAGGCAAACCTCCAAATCTTATAACAAAAAAGGTTTGCTGGCACTAAGACCATTCAGTCCCATGCTTCCAATACAGAATATGGCAGAGTCTGGTAATGGGAAGACAATCTGAcacatcaaaaacaaaacaaaaagaacccTATGTACTTCTCTCAAATCCTTCAGAGCTTCCTCTTTTTCTTGCTCCAAATGGCAGATAGTTTCCTTCAGTCTGGAACACCTTCCACAGCTCCCCATGGGCTGTGGCCGCTCAACAGTGCTGCCCAGCATAGctaaaaaaaaagagacagaaagaaagaaggGACAGCTGAACACATATCTGAAGACAACAGAGGCCCATGGGACACAACACTAAAAAGTTCTGAGGTACTGGTCCAAGGCTTGGGCTTGGAGTCTTGAAGTTCAGAAGATGGCTCTTGTGATCAGAGAACAGGAATGGGATATCAAGAGGATGGAGTCTGGTCATGACTGAGCACTCTAGGGTTCCTGGGTGGATTTGGGCATCCCCAATTTCTTTTAGGGAAATAAGGACATAAATAGTGTGTAAGAAGTAGAAGGAAGAAAAAAGCAGGTAACTGGTAGCTCTTAGACACACGTACATGTGCACATAggtccacacacacaaacacaaattttTAGAATGTTCGTGTATGcaaaatttaaaattctcactTAAACACAAAGAGCTGGAAAGTTTCTGTTTTCAATGGGCTAGtacacacctcttgcttttgtgtaaaaattgtgctttgtcccacactccctagagaggtcaaaaagcaaaatctattacctaggttttcaaaatgctgcaaattgcctaaacctgcTATTTGATTTTGCTGGGATAAACacacattttacacaaaagcaagagatgtttaacccctttctccatatggacgtaggtactacgtcatacactgatcatgctcccttactatatgaaggtaGATTGCTGATTGTGACAAAGAGAGACACTGTCACTCTATGTAACGATCAACATTGGTGCTGAGTGGGAGcggtgggagggagagatggagccCCACTCTACAGAGAAAGAACGGATGGAGGGGGGACCCGACACTGCAGAAATAAAAAGTGATCTTGGAGGGTGagggggttccctacactacagaaaaattaataaatataaaataaaaataagtataatttGTTAATAGCagactagctgccagtaacaaagacGGTGAGGAGTAGTGggaaagggttagagagctgtttagggggatcagggaagtgggtaggtgaggagggttccctactctacagaaattaaattaaaatcattactaaataaataaataaaatccctataCTGCATACTGgttgactgtctgccagtacctaagtatCCTGGGGGGAAAGGGaagagagggtaatctctacactaaagcaaatattaaagggacactgaacccaattttttgatttttgattttaaaaagagcatgcaattttaagcaagtttctaatttactcctattatcattttttttattctcttggtatccttatttgaaattcaataatgtaagtttagatgccagcccatttttggtgaacaacctgggttgttcttgctgattggtggataaattcatccaccaatgaacaagtgctttccagggtcccgatccaaacaaatagcttagatgccttctttttcaaataaagatagcaagagaacgaataaaaattgataataggagtaaattagaaagttgcttaaaattgcatgttctatctgaatcatgaaagaaaaaatttgggttcagtgtccctttaaccttgcaaGCTAACTGCAATTCTAATGGCCAAAAAACAATGacaaaaccatgcatgtctgctattcctgaacaaaaaggatcccagataagcttttacaaccattgatcatatgactgcagtagttgtgtgcaaataatttcagtgagaaacctacattTTGCAGAAAAgtctaccctttttttttttaaggtcgtATTTAGTATCAAGGGGATAAAGGGATACAAAactacaattttttctttcatcatttcagatagaagtaaaatttaaaaaatggtatgctctattatcaaatttactgttgccatctagttctccagaCTAGCGCACACACAACgggttcaacaaagaataccaagagaatgatgcaaatgagatattagaagtaaattggaaagttgtttaaaattgtattctctatgtgaatcatgaaatacaaattgggttttatgtccctttaattctgactttcatgtcgCTTTAAAATGATTTTGAATACTTTTTTTAGCACAAAAAACCCAATATAATACATTGTACAATGCCCTTTtaaagcttttcttaaaaaggTAAACTTGCAAACAACAACTATACTGTGAAGGCCGTTACTATTGCAGCtatacattaataaaaatatacaaaacataaaaagGGAATAGCACACGGTACAAATCATTACCCTGCTCTTTGAACTCAGAGAAATGTGAGGGTTTCGAAGACAACTTCTCTGTATGTAAACTTTGAGGGGATGAGCGCGAAGTGGGGGAGAGTGCGTAAGACATTTCCTGAAGGAAAAGTGGAGGTGAGAATATTCTTTGCAGCCACAGTCAGCAGCACGCACAGAGGAAAAAGAGCTACAAAATGAATCACTGTTTACAGAGTGTATCTGAGCAACTGAAGGGAGGCTGGGCAGGCATGAGTATGAAAGGGAGGGGGATAACAAGCGTGAACAGGACAAGAAAGGAAAAGTGATAGACTAAATAACCTCtcttaatagcactattacaacatattttatatacagagACGTCATAGGCAACAGAAGGAATTTTCTCATTGAAACAAATACATATAATTCTAAATATACAAGCCcacatatatatctttatttataatagaacatgcaatgttcATGAACAAATGCTAAAATTTCTTTATAAATCTCTGTCTTTGTATAATTATGTATGtaggtatttatttatatatatatacatacttttccCTATCTTTTTATCTCTGTCTCTTTACTTTATTGAAAATTATTATATGAAACTACTAATTAAAATTTGGCATACAGATTTTATTATCTAGTAGTTTGCTTTTTGCAGAACAATTATTGGTTGCTGAGACATAAAGGTTTAAAGTACCTCATTGCATTTTCAGTAGCAAACAGTTGGAAAAATAAGTAATGGGAGTGCAGAGAGCCTGTATCCAGTaacggatttaaagggacagtatacactcattttcatataactgcatgtaatagacactactataaagaataatatgcacagatactgatataaaaatccagtataaaactgttttaaaacttacttagaagctgtcagtttggctctgttgaaaaggtagctggaaagcccactgcaagtgacaaataagacactcccccacttccccttcttttgcatatgaaaagaccctttacacaaacaggagcaagctggagtaggtagtcgagcgtattcacataaaactttggggcttggttaggagtctgaaaatcagagcaatgttatttaaaaataagcaaaactatacattaatttaaaaaaaaaaaactttatgggctatataaatagattatctacaaaacatttatgcaaagaaaaaatgagtgtataatgtccctttaagggcatgctCCTCTGCAGCCATGTAAGCCTAGGAGGAGTAGGGTTTTTGCAACTATGTTGCAGGTGAGGGGAGGAGTCAATCTTACCTTACTTAAGGGAGAGGAAGATACAGTCCGgcctctttcttcttcctggagacCTTGGTTAATCTTGTCCCTCCCTCCcgtccccctttaaaaaaaaaaaaaaagacgggaAAGAATGGATGGTAAAAAAGTTATCAGTGAGTTCACACTGCTGAACATTAGGTTAAGAGGTGGTGGCATAATCGAGGGTGATGGCTTCCTTGAGGTTGCTGATTTGGGGGTTAGGAGGCTGATTTGGGGGTTAGTTGACCTAATCTTAGGTAAGTCCTTCCCACTTAGCTAATATTTGGACTCTCCCCTGGAGATATATTGCTGTATGGCTTTGTACACAGGCGCCTTATTGGTTGGAGTAGTCTGGAACAACGCATATCTCGTCATGGCGAGAGGTCATGGCCCAAATTTCAGTACGGGGTCCGcaggggtgacagtcgggctaatgggcggggtgaTGCCCCAGGCCGTGTCCTGGGAGTACCCGCCCTGCGGGCCTGCTGGCAGGAGATCCTCTAGGGCGCCTGGTACCACCTGATAGGGGCGATATTCCGCAGGATATGCCCACGCTCAAAAACCTGGGTCATGACCTCTGGTCATATGGGGTTTAGTTAGCCTTGTATGCCGCCACCTATGTTACTTGTTGACAAGTTAttcatttaattataataataaataaatgcggCCAGGCTTGGCCTTTAACCCAGCTCTCTGTGTGTCAGTGTTTATTTCtaggtttaattaattaattaattaattatagttaTGTTAGGTTGAAATGCAAAGTAGGAGCTAAGCCCTTAAGACATACTCAATAGTGATTTGGCAGCAGAGGTGTGTGGAAGTTGTAGTCCCAGATAGTTAGTTTGCTACAACTTACACAGCAGTTAGAGCAGTTCCCTgtagcatatatacagtatatttatataatatatatttatatttaaaccagACTACACAAACCCGTGTGACCACTTCAAACATTCACTAAACACTATGCACACactcaataaaaaatacattatgaaaaaatatatatattaaaaaactgaTCAATATAAGTAACAGCATTATATTTATATTGATGCACCCATCATTGTGATTTATACTTTATTTTCTACCATCAGTAATTAATTATTCCATGTACAGACATAACAAAAAAGTACAACTTAATAAATCTCTCTGTTTCACTATTGCCTCGTTCCTCTTTTGATCCTTTGGGTTACCTACAGCTTGGCTTCAAGTGGAAGGGTTAAACAGGCATTAATATAATATCCTTTTAGTAATTATGCGCCTTAAATGTTGTTACTCTGAACCTGAACATTTATCTGTGGGCAGAGATATAATTTCTCATTTTTATGCTTGAGTAATATCTGCTATGTGTAGGTGTGCTCTTATTCTAATAGCTTTTAGTGTAATTGAATCTGTACGGTATATATTTAGAATATTGAAAATCCTTGGGAAATCTTTGAGACACATGTACATTCATGTTTGATCTTCTCATTATTTTGTAACCTCTATTTCGGCACAATATACAAGTCTCAAATTAGAGAGATCTGAGCTTTATAATTCTGATCTCATAATATAGCCTACTTGTTGGAATTAAAGGGGTGTATGTagacataaaaatttaatttttaagattCAGGTAgagtaaacaatttaaaaaaaaacactttacaattGACTTGTTTTGTCAAATGTGCCTATTTTTCTTGGTATAAGCTCAGCTCCTTTCCCtgggagcatatctagatagactgagGAACGTTCCCAGGCAGGGAACCTGTCAGCACACACTCAGTGCCATGATTCATAtccaatttcatgattcagatccaatttacttcaattatcaaattgtgcCCTGTTTTTCAATGGGTACTTTCTGCGGCGCCAACTCCTATaagcatgtgtaagagttcacagtGTGTGTCTGTGAtttgctgttggctgtcacatgatgcagggggcagGGAAATGGATGGAAATTTCTCAGAAAGAAATCTGCTCATTTTAAAAGTAAGTGCatttacattgtatatttattatgGATTAGATGATTATGcaatttctactgtatttaacattgcacaaaaacACTTTTATGCAACTTCTACCCtacttttattaaagacacatgcaccctcttgagcctacctcagtatgctgttgtggaaaggagctttttttttttttaaattgaacgctctatcttaatcatgaaagttttagaATACTGTGTTCCTTTAAAATGTACCTGTAGGTTGCATTATTTTAAGCACAATAATACTATGAATAATTTGCTAAACATTTTTAAATGAATACTGATTTCACAGAAATAACTTGTTCAATCAGCAAAACCTGGCAGTTAGTTCATACTAAAATACAGGCTTCCAAATGTACCCTGGAATCAGATATTCAGATGGCGGTATAGAAAACAACAGGAGCACTTTACTAGACCGCCCACTTCAGTAGACTTGACGTGCAGTACATACCCTATGACAGAGTCTCATTAAAGTAAGCTAAAGCCCCCAATTTGCAGCAGTGTAACAATACATACCTGCAAGGTGTCTTCACAAAACTGAGTTTAGATCACATGTACATGCACAAGTAGACATAAGAGGCTTAAAAACTACAGACACATTGCAAAGTCTGTATATTGGTGATCTTTatacgagagagaaagagagagaaagagagaaagagagagagaaagcgagaaagagagaaagagagagagaaagcgagaaagagagagagaaagcgagaaagagagagagaaagagaaagaaagagagagaaagagagaaagaaagagagaaagagaaagaaagagagagagaaagagaaagagagagcgagagagagagagagaaagaaagaaagattgatttagaaaatgtaatttttccaCTACTCCCTATAGAACGCTGGGGAAAACTTTTCATAATTGCAGACAGCCCTCACCACTTATGATGCTGTAACATGTGGTGATATTTAGCATTGCCCAAGTGCCATCTTGTGCAATTCCAATCATGCGAGTGCATCGAATTGCACAAGTACAGGGCATGTTAATCACCGAGAACAGGTGATTATCGAGGTGATTGATCTCGCCACTTCTAAGGTGGCGGACAatcaaaagaagcagtttctgcttcctTAGTTTGCGGTTGCTGCTCCACAAAGTCTTAAGAGTTGTgaatgcagcttaaagggacataaaactcaaaatgtttctgtgatgatagcaggatgtgatgtcactagcatgtgggcggggcttaggtccggtgtctgtgtcgcagttagtttagtacaatcaacctgtctggatgtgtattgctatgctctgtaataaaatagagttgtaccatcattgctgtgtcctgcatatgtcctgcatctcatgacatggtgtcagaagttctggactacgcttctgtttctgatgatgacgatgtcaaagtttaccccacctgagccttttgacttttctcagcctgcagcttggcccacatggcgtcagcggtttcagcgcttcaggattgcatccaaactgaacaaggagagtggtgaagtacaagttaattctcttttatattctatggggaaagatgtagagccagtgttcaatgcttttactttccaagaaggggacgaagttaactttgatatagttatggataaactcagtgcccactttgtgcccaaaagaaatgtgattcatgagagagcttgttttcacaaacgtaatcagcgtgtgggagaatctgtggagtcatttgtgcgcagcctgtatgaattagctgaattctgtgagtttggtgttgctaaagaagagcaaatcagagacagaatagttattggaattgcagatgctgaagtctccctgaagctgcagttagagcctgatttaacgttagacggggctattaggatggcccgccagagtgaactggtgaaaaagcaaagtgctgatctgaggtctgagagtattgtggatgaagtgcaacagtctaggaaaattactagtgaaaggcacggtgtgagcggtagatctaaagtactggaaaggcctagaagtggatgggcgcaacatggccgatgcacacggtgctaccgggctcatgatcagagtgcaatatgcccggccagagataaaagatgcagaaaatgtaacagaataggccattttgaagtggtgtgtaaaactgaatacattaaggagatgcaggtggacagtgaccaggagggtcaggaagtgtcttttgtggggtctgttgtggaacggacaagctcagaggaagattggaaagttacttttactgtaatgggagccaaagttgattttaagattgacacaggagcagatatcactgtaatgtcttttgctgaatttatgaaactgcctcgacagccccagctggcgaaggttactacaaatgttcatagtcctggtggccgcattgattgtgtggggaaatttcttgccagctgtgagtacaaacaaaggaagttcaccatgtgggtgcatgtgatccgaggtcagtgtgttaacagtttattgagcagaaaagcagcctgtgacttgggcctcgtggccagagtgaatgagatctctgaagatatgtttggcgagttgggcctactgagctgcaaacctgtccgtatagcacttaaaagtgacgcagtcccgtacagtatttctactcctcgtagaattccgttcccgctcatgcctcaagtggagaaagagctcatgcgcatgaagtctatgggggttattgaagaggttgttgaagcaactgattggtgtgcccccattgttccagttgcaaagaaaaacggaaaggtgcgcatctgtgtggacctgaaaaggttgaatgaggcagtgaagagggagagatttgtgctgccgacattggaagatatagccccgaagttgg is part of the Bombina bombina isolate aBomBom1 chromosome 6, aBomBom1.pri, whole genome shotgun sequence genome and harbors:
- the LOC128664701 gene encoding ski oncogene-like yields the protein MSYALSPTSRSSPQSLHTEKLSSKPSHFSEFKEQAMLGSTVERPQPMGSCGRCSRLKETICHLEQEKEEALKDLRESFQRQLAETALNRRHLEEERMAQLRRTLERQTEQELQRLHQTWEAKSLAAVGAACQETRKEIERDREQEMQKMKEAAQEEFKQQLQDALSKLMLEEKRHMEEQKEVIEQKHTEELQLLQKKICDLQEQLEGVVKEKMEFECHFKELQLNYKRFIDLTESSLHSDYLLRLIRLGEPPGYAHHAVQTDDELIFPPLESNKI